In Nocardia sp. NBC_00403, the DNA window CCGAATTCGAACGTCGCCACCACGGGAGCGTGATCGGACTCGGGGTACTTGACATCGGTGGCGAAAGCGCCGGATTCGTCGTGCAGCACCTCGTTGTGAATCTCCGAACCACGGTAGTGGGCAAGCAGATTGCGGGTGACCAGGATGTGGTCGAGCATCTGCCCCCTGCCGTGATGGAGCAGCGAGTACCGGGCCGGCTCGGGAATGGTGTTCTCGACCGGCACCAGCACCCGTCCGGCCAGCGCACCGTTGCCGGTTTCCTCGACATCGCCCCGAATGGCAACCAGCGGCACCTCGTCGGCGGTGGCATTGAAGTCCCCCGCCACCACGATGCGCGCCGCCGGGTCCTGGTCGAGGATCGAATCGACGAGCCGCCGCACTTCCACGGCCTGGCTCATCCGCTTCATCGACGAGATGAACGAGCCCTCGGCCACCGCGTCGGCGCTGCGCCAAGTGAAATCATCGATCTTCTGGCCCGGAATATTGGTGGGCAGCTTCGATTTCAGATGCACCACGATCACATGCAGCGGTACGCCTTGCGGATCGAGTTCCACGTGCAGGATCGGCCGCTCCAGCAGAATCGACAGCGGTTGCGGCGCGGGCGGACTTGCGGTCAGTATCTGATACATCGGCGCTGCGACCAGCGTGTTGAGCAGTTGCGCCCGCGCCATCACCGGTAACGAGGTGACCACAACCAGGTTTCGTTGATCGAATACCTGGCCGTTGGGATCCAGGGTCGAGACGACATTCGCCCCCGCCTGCTTCGTCCCCGCGAGCAGTTCCGCCAAGGCGAGCAAAGCACGTGGCTGCCCGGCCCGCTCCTGCCCGTGCACCTCTTGCAGACACAGCACGTCGGCCCGCAACCGCTCGATCTGTGGCCGCATCACCGCTATCCGGTCCGCCAGCGACGGCCGGATGTTCGGCGGCACCTCATCGAAGTTTTCCAGGTTGAACGTCGCGATACGCAGGGTGACCATCTCATACACTAATCCTCGACAGGCCCCCGACCAACTGTTGACGCGAACCATGGTCCTCCGCGTCCCGCCCGGAATCCTGAGTACCGACTACTCGAAAAACCAGGTCAGCAACCCGACCGGCCGGTGGGCCGACCGAGTCGGCACACCAGCGGTGGAGCGAGCACGCGAATCATCGCCGCCGAGAATCTCGGGTGCGAGCGGGAACCAGGCGGCACTGCCGTCCGACTCAGTAGACGAGCAGCAGACAGCGCTGCGGACTCCGCGGGAGGACTCATGAAACGCGCCACCGTGCTGGCACTGGCCGCAGGCATCCTCGCCCTCACGGGCTGCACGACCACGGTGCCCGAATCCGCTCCGGCCGGCGATGGCTCCGTCGCATCGACCGAGGGGGTCACGCGGTACCCGATCACCCTCGACAATTGCGGCAGGACCTACACCTACACCGAGGCCCCCGAGCGTGTGGTCGTCATGAACGGCGGTTCCGTCGGCGAGGTCTCGTCGCTGATCGCGCTGGGCGTCGGCAACCGGATCCTGGCCAATGCGCAGTCCTACGGCTCCTCCGATGTCCCCGGCCGTGCCGCGGCCATTGCTGCCCTCCCCACCGGCGGCATCGCGTACAACAGCATGCAGGACATCCCGCGCGAGGCCATGCTCGCGCAGCACGCAGACTTCGTGCTCTCCACCGGCGGGGGCGGTTTCGCCGCCGATCAGGGCTTCGCCACCCGCGAGCAATTGGCCGCCGCGGGTGCGAATACCTATGTGCCACGAGCGAACTGCGGCGTGACCGGCGCGGTGACGGGAACACCCACCGTCGAGGACAGCTATGCGATGCTGCGCGACCTCGGCGCGGTGTTCGACGTGCCGGGCCGCGCCGAACAGCTCATTGACGAATCGCGGCGCAAGATCGCCGACACGGTCGCCGCCGTCGCCGGGGCGACCGAGAAGAACGTGCTGCTCGTCTTTCCCGGTATGGGAATGGGTGACGCGGGCGATTTCTCGGCCATCGCGGCGGGCGGAATCTGGAACGACATCATCGACAAAGCCGGTGCGGTGAACCCGTTCAACCGCACGGACGGCACCACCTTCGTCACGATCAGCAAGGAACAGCTCGCCGTGACGCCGATCGACGGTGTGATCGTAGTGAACTATCGCAATCCCGATATCGACGCGACGGCCGGGCGGATCCTCGATCAGTTCCCGCAGTGGAATGCCACCAAGAACAAGACCTATGTGGCGCTCTCGGATTCGATCTATCTCGGTCCCAGCAACGACATCGCGGTGGACAAGATCGCCCGGCTCGTGCACCCTGAACAGTTCTGACCGATGCCGCCCATCGCCGCTGCGTCGTCGCCGCGCTCGCCGGGGTCCGGTCTGCGGCGCCTCAGGTCCCGGCTCCCGCGGGGCAGCCGGTCGAACCGAACTCGCGCGCCCTTTGCCGGGACTGCGCTGCCCGTCGCGATCGCCGTATCGGTGGGCGTGCTGTGCGCTGTGATGCTGGTGTCGGTCAGCGTCGGATCGGTCACCGTTTCCCTCGCCGACACCGGGCGGGTGATCTTCGCCCATGTCGGCGGTAAGACACCCGGTGTCGGGTTCACCGTCGACCAGATCGTGTGGAACTACCGGTTGCCGCGTGTCATCCTCGCCGCGCTATGCGGTTGCGGCCTGGCCGTCTCCGGGGTGATTCTGCAAGCGCTGGTGAACAATCCACTCGCCGACCCCTACGTCCTCGGCCTGTCCTCGGGCGCCTCGCTCGGCGCGGTGACGGTGATGGCTTCCGCGGGGGCGGCGCTCGGCGGCGTCGGCGTCTCCACCGCCGCGTTCCTCGGCGCGATCCTCACCGCCGCAGTGGTATTCGCGCTCGGGCAGCGCCGCGGCACGGTGGTGCCGATCCGCTTGGTCCTGGCCGGTGTCGCCGTCGGCTATCTCTTGCTGGCGGCGACGAACTACCTTCAGTTGCGCGCAACGCCCAACGAACTGCGCGCGGTGATGTTCTGGACCATGGGCAGTGTCGCCGGGGCGAGCTGGGAGCGACTCGGGCCGGTCACGGCGGTGGTGCTGCTCGTCGTCGCCGTGGTGCTGGCCTTCGGCCGTCGGCTGAATGTGCTCGGCACCGGCGACGAACAGGCCACCGCCCTCGGCGTCGACGTGCGCACGACCCGGATCATCTTGCTGGCGCTGGCATCCCTGCTGACCGGCACGCTGATCGCGGTCGCGGGCGGAATCGGGTTCGTCGGCTTGATGATTCCGCATCTGGTGCGCCTGAGCTTCGGCGTGGACCACCGCCGCGCGCTGCCGCTGTCGGCATTGCTCGGCGGCGCCTATCTCGTTGCGGTGGACTTGCTTTCACGCACAATCGGTGCCCCCGATGAACTTCCGCTCGGCATCTTCACCGCCGCGTTCGGCGCACCGTTCTTCCTCTGGCTGCTGCGCCGCGACGGAGATCGGACATGACCGAGAAGGCCACCGAATCACCCACTACCGCAACGACTGTCGCCTTCGACAACAGCACGCCCCCCGGCGACGCGATCGAACCGACCGCCGAACTGTCGGTCACCGGGGTGACCGTCACGTTCGGTAATTCTCCCGCACTCGATGCGGTGACGATGCACGTCCCGCCGGGCTCGATCGTCGGCGTGGTCGGGCCGAACGGCAGCGGAAAAACAACCCTGCTGCGCACGATCTACCGTTCGCTGCGACCCGATCGTGGCGCGGTGCTGATCGACGGGGCCGACATCGCCGCAATGTCCGTCCGCACCGCGGCGCGCACGACCGCGGCGGTGCTGCAGAATGGCGCCGGATCACCGGAGCTGACCGTCGCGGAAATGGTCGAGCTGGGCCGCAACCCGCACCACGCATTGTTCAGCCGCGATACCGCCGATGATCGGGCGGCCGTGACGAAAGCGATGGCCGAAAGCGGTGTGATCGCCTACGCCGACCGTTCCGTCGGCTCGCTCTCCGGCGGCGAGCGCCAACGCGTCCTGCTGGCCAGAGCACTCGCGCAACGTCCACGCCTGCTCGTCCTCGACGAACTCACCAACCACCTCGACGTCCGCGCCCGCTTCGAACTGCTCGACCTGATCCGCTCCACCGGCATCACCACCCTCGCCGTCCTGCACGAACTCGACCTGGCCGTCCGCTACTGCGACCAACTCGTCGTCCTGAACCACGGTTGCGTCGTCGCCGCGGGCCCGGTCCTCGATGTCATGACCCCCGCCCTACTACGCACCGTCTTCGGCGTCATCGCCACTACCACCCGCCACGACGACCACACCATCCGAATCAACTACGCCGCCACCCCTCTTGCTCCCCAGCCATGACATCGACCTCGGCGAGCGGGACATCACTGCGCGTGCTTCTCGACGGGTGCCGCGGCCGTGTTCCGTTCGACGAGACGGGCTCAACCGTCGGCACTGTGATAGGCGGTGAAACGGGTTGCGGCGGTGCAGTCGTCACGAGCGCGGGCCACTCGCACCCCGACCGTGCCGACGGGGCAGCCGCAGACCGTCGCTGCCTCGGCGTAGGCGCGGGGAACTTCGGTCTCCCCGTGGACGACAATCTCGGCGTGGAGTGCAAAGTGTGCCGGACGGCGCTGTCG includes these proteins:
- a CDS encoding endonuclease/exonuclease/phosphatase family protein, with the translated sequence MVTLRIATFNLENFDEVPPNIRPSLADRIAVMRPQIERLRADVLCLQEVHGQERAGQPRALLALAELLAGTKQAGANVVSTLDPNGQVFDQRNLVVVTSLPVMARAQLLNTLVAAPMYQILTASPPAPQPLSILLERPILHVELDPQGVPLHVIVVHLKSKLPTNIPGQKIDDFTWRSADAVAEGSFISSMKRMSQAVEVRRLVDSILDQDPAARIVVAGDFNATADEVPLVAIRGDVEETGNGALAGRVLVPVENTIPEPARYSLLHHGRGQMLDHILVTRNLLAHYRGSEIHNEVLHDESGAFATDVKYPESDHAPVVATFEFG
- a CDS encoding ABC transporter substrate-binding protein → MKRATVLALAAGILALTGCTTTVPESAPAGDGSVASTEGVTRYPITLDNCGRTYTYTEAPERVVVMNGGSVGEVSSLIALGVGNRILANAQSYGSSDVPGRAAAIAALPTGGIAYNSMQDIPREAMLAQHADFVLSTGGGGFAADQGFATREQLAAAGANTYVPRANCGVTGAVTGTPTVEDSYAMLRDLGAVFDVPGRAEQLIDESRRKIADTVAAVAGATEKNVLLVFPGMGMGDAGDFSAIAAGGIWNDIIDKAGAVNPFNRTDGTTFVTISKEQLAVTPIDGVIVVNYRNPDIDATAGRILDQFPQWNATKNKTYVALSDSIYLGPSNDIAVDKIARLVHPEQF
- a CDS encoding FecCD family ABC transporter permease, encoding MLVSVSVGSVTVSLADTGRVIFAHVGGKTPGVGFTVDQIVWNYRLPRVILAALCGCGLAVSGVILQALVNNPLADPYVLGLSSGASLGAVTVMASAGAALGGVGVSTAAFLGAILTAAVVFALGQRRGTVVPIRLVLAGVAVGYLLLAATNYLQLRATPNELRAVMFWTMGSVAGASWERLGPVTAVVLLVVAVVLAFGRRLNVLGTGDEQATALGVDVRTTRIILLALASLLTGTLIAVAGGIGFVGLMIPHLVRLSFGVDHRRALPLSALLGGAYLVAVDLLSRTIGAPDELPLGIFTAAFGAPFFLWLLRRDGDRT
- a CDS encoding ABC transporter ATP-binding protein, with the translated sequence MTEKATESPTTATTVAFDNSTPPGDAIEPTAELSVTGVTVTFGNSPALDAVTMHVPPGSIVGVVGPNGSGKTTLLRTIYRSLRPDRGAVLIDGADIAAMSVRTAARTTAAVLQNGAGSPELTVAEMVELGRNPHHALFSRDTADDRAAVTKAMAESGVIAYADRSVGSLSGGERQRVLLARALAQRPRLLVLDELTNHLDVRARFELLDLIRSTGITTLAVLHELDLAVRYCDQLVVLNHGCVVAAGPVLDVMTPALLRTVFGVIATTTRHDDHTIRINYAATPLAPQP